One segment of Eretmochelys imbricata isolate rEreImb1 chromosome 5, rEreImb1.hap1, whole genome shotgun sequence DNA contains the following:
- the LOC144265435 gene encoding killer cell lectin-like receptor subfamily B member 1B allele B isoform X2 produces MDGAHETAEGVVYADIHFPPPAPPAALQQLPSSPWQRVALGLALLCILLLAAVLGLGLHRRCQFWPAGWLWDAGKCYYFSSAKQAWAKSQEDCCSRGAQLVTIRANATLAFLQRVSKSNTFHIGLKKEHARLDWKWVDSSALNRLFPVTRSTASYLACGRVSGPGLSGGSCTDPCRWICEQSALTLQWGHGSAPPTFLGGNTIPSESS; encoded by the exons ATGGATGGAGCCCATGAGACGGCAGAGGGGGTCGTGTACGCCGACATCCActtccccccaccagccccaccGGCAG ccctgcagcagctgccctcatccccctggcagCGGGTGGCTCTCGGCCTGGCTCTCCTGTGCATCCTGCTCCTGGCAGCGGTACTCGGCCTGGGCCTGCACC GGCGGTGCCAGTTCTGGCCAGCCGGCTGGCTCTGGGACGCTGGGAAGTGCTATTACTTTTCTTCGGCCAAGCAGGCCTGGGCCAAGAGCCAAGAGGATTGCTGCTCCCGAGGCGCCCAGCTTGTCACCATCAGAGCCAACGCCACGCTG GCCTTCCTGCAGCGTGTGTCCAAGAGCAACACGTTCCACATCGGGCTGAAGAAGGAACATGCCAGGCTTGACTGGAAGTGGGTGGACAGCTCTGCACTGAACAG GCTCTTCCCAGTGACGCGCTCCACCGCCTCCTACCTGGCTTGTGGGAGGGTGTCGGGCCCTGGGCTGTCGGGCGGGTCGTGCACAGACCCCTGCCGCTGGATCTGTGAGCAGAGTGCCCTCACCTTGCAGTGGGGCCAcggctctgcccctcccactttccTGGGGGGGAACACGATTCCCAGTGAGAGCAGCTGA
- the LOC144265435 gene encoding killer cell lectin-like receptor subfamily B member 1B allele C isoform X1 has product MDGAHETAEGVVYADIHFPPPAPPAALQQLPSSPWQRVALGLALLCILLLAAVLGLGLHRQVGSCAPKLGSMEESLEHRMQPWERFLAGRCQFWPAGWLWDAGKCYYFSSAKQAWAKSQEDCCSRGAQLVTIRANATLAFLQRVSKSNTFHIGLKKEHARLDWKWVDSSALNRLFPVTRSTASYLACGRVSGPGLSGGSCTDPCRWICEQSALTLQWGHGSAPPTFLGGNTIPSESS; this is encoded by the exons ATGGATGGAGCCCATGAGACGGCAGAGGGGGTCGTGTACGCCGACATCCActtccccccaccagccccaccGGCAG ccctgcagcagctgccctcatccccctggcagCGGGTGGCTCTCGGCCTGGCTCTCCTGTGCATCCTGCTCCTGGCAGCGGTACTCGGCCTGGGCCTGCACC GGCAAGTGGGGAGCTGTGCCCCGAAGCTGGGGAGCATGGAAGAGAGCCTCGAACACAGGATGCAGCCGTGGGAGAGGTTCCTGGCAG GGCGGTGCCAGTTCTGGCCAGCCGGCTGGCTCTGGGACGCTGGGAAGTGCTATTACTTTTCTTCGGCCAAGCAGGCCTGGGCCAAGAGCCAAGAGGATTGCTGCTCCCGAGGCGCCCAGCTTGTCACCATCAGAGCCAACGCCACGCTG GCCTTCCTGCAGCGTGTGTCCAAGAGCAACACGTTCCACATCGGGCTGAAGAAGGAACATGCCAGGCTTGACTGGAAGTGGGTGGACAGCTCTGCACTGAACAG GCTCTTCCCAGTGACGCGCTCCACCGCCTCCTACCTGGCTTGTGGGAGGGTGTCGGGCCCTGGGCTGTCGGGCGGGTCGTGCACAGACCCCTGCCGCTGGATCTGTGAGCAGAGTGCCCTCACCTTGCAGTGGGGCCAcggctctgcccctcccactttccTGGGGGGGAACACGATTCCCAGTGAGAGCAGCTGA